Proteins encoded in a region of the Haloglomus salinum genome:
- the aceA gene encoding isocitrate lyase, with protein MAHDNDGKDEVASRVQNTESIVREVDNKAARELRQKFEEQDFTFAPGLYHALDARLAEMAGLDAAYMSGYSTVLGQFGFPDLEMVTMTEMVENAKRIVESTNLPVVADCDTGYGGIHNVRRAVREYEKAGVAAVHIEDQTTPKRCGHIAGKKIVPRDEAKARFEAAVDAKQDEDTIIIARTDAYGSANGDWEEHLERGRMYADAGVDLVWPEMPDPSRDDAVEYAETIHETHPDLKLAFNYSSSFAWSEEEDPLTFQELGDLGYQYIFITLYALHSGAHAVYEDMKNISENDEEAQWDLEDRYLGHETESHHELSFVSRFQDIEAQFDPEAKKRMEESAGFTEEESDPLTSNDDD; from the coding sequence ATGGCACACGACAACGACGGCAAGGACGAGGTTGCGAGCCGCGTCCAGAACACGGAATCTATCGTTCGAGAGGTCGACAACAAGGCTGCGCGCGAGCTGCGCCAGAAGTTCGAGGAGCAGGACTTCACGTTCGCGCCCGGTCTCTACCACGCGCTCGACGCGCGCCTGGCCGAGATGGCCGGGCTCGACGCCGCGTACATGTCGGGCTACTCGACGGTCCTGGGCCAGTTCGGCTTCCCGGACCTCGAGATGGTCACGATGACCGAGATGGTCGAGAACGCAAAGCGCATCGTCGAGTCCACGAACCTGCCGGTCGTCGCCGACTGTGACACCGGCTACGGTGGCATCCACAACGTCCGCCGCGCGGTCCGCGAGTACGAGAAGGCCGGCGTCGCCGCCGTCCACATCGAGGACCAGACGACCCCGAAGCGCTGTGGCCACATCGCTGGCAAGAAGATCGTCCCGCGTGACGAGGCGAAGGCCCGATTCGAGGCTGCCGTCGACGCCAAGCAGGACGAGGACACCATCATCATCGCCCGTACCGACGCCTACGGCTCGGCCAACGGTGACTGGGAGGAGCACCTCGAGCGCGGCCGGATGTACGCCGACGCCGGCGTCGACCTGGTCTGGCCCGAGATGCCGGACCCGTCTCGCGACGACGCTGTCGAGTACGCCGAGACCATCCACGAGACCCACCCGGACCTGAAGCTGGCGTTCAACTACTCCAGCTCGTTCGCGTGGTCCGAGGAGGAGGACCCGCTCACGTTCCAGGAGCTGGGTGACCTCGGCTACCAGTACATCTTCATCACCCTCTACGCCCTGCACAGCGGTGCGCACGCGGTCTACGAGGACATGAAGAACATCTCGGAGAACGACGAGGAAGCGCAGTGGGACCTCGAGGACCGCTACCTCGGCCACGAGACCGAGAGCCACCACGAGCTCTCGTTCGTCTCGCGGTTCCAGGACATCGAGGCGCAGTTCGACCCCGAGGCCAAGAAGCGGATGGAGGAGTCCGCCGGCTTCACCGAGGAGGAGTCGGACCCGCTGACCTCGAACGACGACGACTGA
- a CDS encoding M28 family peptidase — protein sequence MARPAVVAIMFDQHADPDPLGRTLAGRAFADPFPWQFLTRIAEIPDRLGGSAGERRAADLAREALPGAPTLQSFPIERWTRGTTDLTVAVDRPDGPVERSFEAVALPYSPAGTVAAPLVDVGYGTEAEVADASLDGAIAVARTDSPESKRFVHRMETYGHAVDAGAEAFLFVNHVPGQLPPTGSLRFGGSGAVPGVGVSRETGAWLADYADGDDDSPSVTARLAVEAATERAESRNVVTHLGPDTDERVVLVAHLDAHDIAEGALDNGAGLTVAVTAARLLAAVADDSDAPGPGLERGITVAAVGCEETGLLGSEALADRLDVEHVHAVCNVDGAGRARDLRAFTHGSAAVESLTHDVTDTAGAPLHVEPTPHPYSDHWPFLRAGVPALQLHSQPPSGGEGPGGGSRGRGYTHTRADTRDKVDARDLRSHAVLTALLVHALTRRDLPRRDPAEIAVELRDTGAEPGMRAAGIWPARWD from the coding sequence ATGGCCCGTCCCGCCGTCGTCGCCATCATGTTCGACCAGCACGCCGACCCGGACCCGCTCGGCCGTACGCTGGCGGGGCGGGCGTTCGCCGACCCGTTCCCGTGGCAGTTCCTCACACGTATCGCCGAGATTCCCGACCGGCTCGGCGGGTCGGCCGGGGAGCGCCGTGCGGCCGACCTCGCCCGCGAGGCACTCCCCGGCGCCCCCACGCTCCAGTCGTTCCCCATCGAGCGATGGACCCGTGGCACGACCGACCTGACCGTCGCCGTCGACCGCCCTGACGGGCCCGTCGAGCGCTCTTTCGAGGCTGTCGCGCTCCCGTACTCGCCCGCCGGTACGGTCGCTGCGCCGCTGGTGGACGTCGGCTACGGGACCGAGGCCGAGGTCGCGGACGCGTCCCTCGACGGTGCCATCGCGGTCGCACGGACGGACAGCCCCGAGTCGAAACGCTTCGTCCACCGCATGGAGACGTACGGCCACGCCGTCGACGCCGGCGCCGAGGCGTTCCTGTTCGTCAACCACGTCCCCGGCCAGTTACCACCGACGGGGTCGCTCCGATTCGGGGGGTCGGGTGCAGTTCCGGGCGTCGGCGTCTCCCGGGAGACGGGCGCCTGGTTGGCGGACTACGCGGATGGTGACGACGACTCGCCGTCGGTCACCGCCCGTCTCGCCGTCGAAGCCGCCACCGAGCGGGCCGAGAGCCGCAACGTCGTGACTCACCTCGGCCCGGACACGGACGAGCGCGTGGTCCTGGTCGCCCACCTCGACGCACACGACATCGCGGAGGGAGCCCTCGACAACGGTGCCGGGCTCACCGTGGCCGTGACGGCCGCGCGCCTGCTCGCGGCGGTCGCCGATGACTCCGATGCGCCGGGTCCCGGCCTCGAACGAGGGATTACCGTCGCGGCGGTCGGCTGCGAGGAGACGGGCCTGCTCGGGAGCGAGGCGCTGGCCGACCGACTCGATGTCGAGCACGTCCACGCGGTCTGCAATGTCGACGGGGCCGGGCGCGCCCGCGACCTGCGGGCGTTCACGCACGGCTCGGCGGCGGTCGAGTCACTCACGCACGACGTGACCGACACCGCCGGGGCCCCCCTCCACGTCGAACCGACGCCGCACCCGTACAGCGACCACTGGCCGTTCCTCCGCGCGGGCGTCCCGGCGCTCCAGCTCCACAGCCAGCCGCCGTCGGGCGGCGAGGGGCCCGGCGGGGGCTCGCGCGGCCGCGGGTACACCCACACGCGCGCCGACACGCGGGACAAGGTGGACGCCCGGGACCTCCGGAGCCACGCGGTCCTGACCGCGCTGCTCGTGCACGCGCTGACGCGCCGGGACCTGCCACGCCGGGACCCGGCCGAAATCGCGGTCGAGTTGCGGGATACCGGTGCCGAGCCGGGGATGCGCGCGGCCGGCATCTGGCCTGCACGCTGGGACTGA